The sequence below is a genomic window from Pleuronectes platessa chromosome 13, fPlePla1.1, whole genome shotgun sequence.
CCTGTCACCAGCTCACAGGACGTGGGACACTGAGGACCAGAGTGATCTGTGTCCCAGGACTGGGACAGTgaagtgatgacatcacagcaggtGTTTGATATTTTCTCATCAATAAACTGAATTCATTGACGTTTTCAGGTGTAAACAACAAaataggtttgtttgtttcagtttgaaCATAACTATTTTTActgataaaaaatacaaataaacttgtTAATGATCCACAAACCAAAGATATAAATTAATGGTTTAatcaataaaaagataaaaacaacgTACGGAGGCTGAAGAGACCTGAAGAACAAATTcaaggacttttattttgatacgATCATTATCCATTTAAATGATCTTTATTGTTAATATGACCTCTGaccatgaaataaaaacacgtgTTCCTCATTTAACGTGTTTTATTAAACTCGACTGAGTTGTACTttttattatgaaataaataatcatgtgtggggggggtggttgCCATAGGAACATGTTCACTCATTAGAACAAGCAGGAGAATATCATCGAGTctatgatgatgtcatcatcatGGAATCAGCTGAATTGACTGTGATACTGAAGGAACCTAAAAACATCAAGATAGGAAGTTCTGCAGCCAtctgcaggaagtgatgtcacactgACCGGTCAGGAGGAATCCCCTTACACACAATGATCCTGGTGCACCTGTCTCAGCAGCGCCACCATCAGGAcacactggttggtggaggatggggggggggtgtgtcaCCGTCGACCACACTGATTCACTAAATGAGTAATAAACGGTCCAGTGAAAACAGATCCGAGCAGTCATCCCGTTTCATCAGCAGCTTTGTTTCTCtctggacaggaagtgacgtccCATTGGTCGATTCAATCAAGTACCAAATCAATATTTATCATTACTGGTCCATACGTGCAACAGCACAATGCTAGCAGCTAGTTTTTGTGAGCTAGCTCTACAGTTTTTTTCCCATAATCCTACAGGCCTCAGTTTGCGGGTCTGAGCCTGGCTGTCGTACCAACACAGCTCAGTAAacgccaccagagggcgctgtcTCCCCGCCTGCAGGAGGCAGTAACATCCTTCCacagcctctgattggctggtttaGGTGGGCTGCATGGGGATGCAGCCCACCCCGACCCCTCCCTCGTGACAGGCCATGGGGGCCTTGAAGGTCCAGCGGTTGGTGTCTGGGTTGTACATCTCCAATGAGTTGAGGTTGGACTGTCCATCGTATCCACCCACAGCATACAGGCGCCCTGACGTGGACACCAGAGACACCCTGCTGCGACGTGTGCTCATCGCCACCAGGAGGCTCCACTGCCCCGACGCCGAGCTGAACACCTCCACCCCGCTCAGGAAGCCCGATCCGTCGTAACCCCCCGCCACGTACATGTGACTGCCCAGAGACGCTGCCCCGTGACGGCACCGCTTGTTCAGCATCGCTGACGCAGGGTGCCACCTGTTGGTGTGGTGGTTGTAgtactccacctgcaggtgggggggcaaacaaacaaacaataaatagaCTAAATATGTCAGAAACATTGTTGTCAATAAAGTTCGGTATCAATTCGTTTTTCCTGTTAAACTGACCGTGTTGAAGATCTGTAAACCGTCATGGCCGCCGGACACAAAGATGCGTCCATCAAACACCGTCACGCCGGCAGCGCTGCGACTGGCACTCATCTCTGTCACCACCGTCCACCTGACAACACAACCCCTCAAACCTTCATTCACCCAACCAGGGATTTCAGTCAAGTGTGTGAACCCCTGAATCAAAACGTGAGTGATGCTCTTTAAGACCTTAATGACATCATATTCATCAactattaaaggttcagtttcaAGGAAAAAGTTCCTTAAATGAAAACATGGTGTCATTTTGGCTGGTGTGAAAAAAGTACCTGGTCCTGAACCTGGTTCTGGACCTGGCCCTGAACCTAGACCTTCAACTGGTTGCGGACCTGATTATGGTCCTGTACCTGAACCTGGTTGTGGACCTAGATCTGGACTTGGTCCTGGACCACTGACCCCTGTAGAAAGAGGATTTGAGCACCTGTCGGTCTCTGGAGAAAAGCACTCCACAGAGTTCAGAGACGACTTCCCATCGTAGCCGCCGCAGACGTAGATGTGTCCGTCCACCACCACCGTCCCCATGGCGCTGTGGAGGACAGCACAGTTCATCATCTGATCAGGACCAAGGTTCTGATCAGGACCAAGGTTCTGATCAGTCACATGATCACTGCTCATCTACCgactatcaatcaatcaatcaaatttcagACCTGCGCTGACTGTTCATGCTCGACACCCGCGTCCAGGTGTCCGTCTCTGGGTTGTAGACCTCCACTGTGCTCAGTCGCGATTGGCCGTCATATCCACCGATGGCGAACAGCAGTCCGTTAACAACAGCCACACCCACTCTGCTGCGAGCCGTCCTCATTGGCTGACAGCGCTCCCAGAAGTTCCCGATTGGATCGAAGACTTCGACCACATTTAAGGAGTCACCTAGAAGAGAAGAAACACCGTCACGTTacaggtgacatgagtcaggtgacatgagacaggtgacatgagtcaggtgacatgtgacaggtgacatgagtcaggtgacttgtgacaggtgacatgagtcaggtgacatgtgacaggtgacatgagtcaggtgacatgtgacaggtgacatgtgacatgtgacatgtgacatgagtcaggtgacatgagtaaggtgacatgagtcaggtgacatgagtcaggtgacaggtgacaggtgacatgtgacaggtgacaggtgacaggtgacatgtgtcaggtgacatgtgtcaggtgacatgagtcaggtgacatgagtcaggtgacaggtgacaggtgacatgtgacaggtgacatgagtcaggtgacatgtgacaggtgacatgtgtcaggtgacatgtgtcaggtgacatgtgacaggtgacatgtgacaggtgacatgagtcaggtgacatgagtcaggtgacaggtgacaggtgacatgagtcaggtgacatgagtcaggtgacaggtgacatgtgtcAGTCgacaggtgacatgagtcaggtgacatgtgacaggtgacatgtgtcaggtgacatgagtcaggtgacatgagtcaggtgacatgtgacaggtgacatgtgacaggtgacatgtgacatgtgacaggtgacatgagtcaggtgacatgagtcaggtgacatgagacaggtgacatgagtcaggtgacatgtgacaggtgacatgagtcaggtgacatgtgacaggtgacatgtgacaggtgacatgtgacatgtgacatgagtcaggtgacatgagtcaggtgacatgtgacaggtgacatgagtcaggtgacatgtgacaggtgacatgtgacatgtgacatgagtaaggtgacatgagtcaggtgacatgagtcaggtgacatgtgacaggtgacatgtgacaggtgacaggtgacatgtgacaggtgacatgagtcaggtgacatgtgacatgagtcaggtgacatgagtcaggtgacatgtgacaggtgacatgtgacaggtgacatgagtcaggtgacatgaatcaggtgacatgtgacaggtgacatgtgacatgtgacaggtgacatgtgtcaggtgacatgtgtcaggtgacatgtgacatgtgtcaggtgacatgtgtcaggtgacatgtgacaggtgacatgtgacaggtgacatgagtcaggtgacatgagtcaggtgacaggtgacaggtgacatgagtcaggtgacatgagtcaggtgacaggtgacatgtgtcAGTCgacaggtgacatgagtcaggtgacatgtgacaggtgacatgtgtcaggtgacatgagtcaggtgacatgagtcaggtgacatgtgacaggtgacatgtgacaggtgacatgtgacaggtgacaggtgacatgagtcaggtgacatgagtcaggtgacatgagacaggtgacatgagtcaggtgacatgtgacaggtgacatgagtcaggtgacatgtgacaggtgacatgtgacaggtgacatgtgacatgtgacatgagtcaggtgacatgagtcaggtgacatgtgacaggtgacatgagtcaggtgacatgtgacaggtgacatgtgacatgtgacatgagtaaggtgacatgagtcaggtgacatgagtcaggtgacatgtgacaggtgacatgtgacaggtgacaggtgacatgtgacaggtgacatgagtcaggtgacatgtgacatgagtcaggtgacatgagtcaggtgacatgtgacaggtgacatgtgacaggtgacatgagtcaggtgacatgaatcaggtgacatgtgacaggtgacatgtgacatgtgacaggtgacatgtgtcAGGTGACATGTGTCAGGTGACATGTGTCAGGTGACATGTGTCAGGTGACATCTGACATGAgacaggtgacatgagtcaggtgacatgtgacaggtgacatgagtcaggtgacttgtgacaggtgacatgagtcaggtgacatgtgacaggtgacatgagtcaggtgacatgtgacaggtgacatgtgacatgtgacatgtgacatgagtcaggtgacatgagtaaggtgacatgagtcaggtgacatgagtcaggtgacatgtgacaggtgacaggtgacaggtgacaggtgacatgtgtcaggtgacatgtgtcaggtgacatgtgacaggtgacatgtgacaggtgacatgagtcaggtgacatgagtcaggtgacaggtgacaggtgacatgtgacaggtgacatgagtcaggtgacatgtgacaggtgacatgtgtcaggtgacatgtgtcaggtgacatgtgacaggtgacatgtgacaggtgacatgagtcaggtgacatgagtcaggtgacaggtgacaggtgacatgagtcaggtgacatgagtcaggtgacaggtgacatgtgtcAGTCgacaggtgacatgagtcaggtgacatgtgacaggtgacatgtgtcaggtgacatgagtcaggtgacatgagtcaggtgacatgtgacaggtgacatgtgacaggtgacatgtgacatgtgacaggtgacatgagtcaggtgacatgagtcaggtgacatgagacaggtgacatgagtcaggtgacatgtgacaggtgacatgagtcaggtgacatgtgacaggtgacatgtgacaggtgacatgtgacatgtgacatgagtcaggtgacatgagtcaggtgacatgtgacaggtgacatgagtcaggtgacatgtgacaggtgacatgtgacaggtgacatgtgacatgtgacatgagtaaggtgacatgagtcaggtgacatgagtcaggtgacatgtgacaggtgacatgtgacaggtgacaggtgacatgtgacaggtgacatgagtcaggtgacatgtgacatgagtcaggtgacatgagtcaggtgacatgtgacaggtgacatgtgacaggtgacatgagtcaggtgacatgaatcaggtgacatgtgacaggtgacatgtgacatgtgacaggtgacatgtgtcAGGTGACATGTGTCAGGTGACATGTGTCAGGTGACATGTGTCAGGTGACAtctgacatgtgacaggtgacatgtgtcAGGTGACATGTGTCACGTGACATGTGTCATGTGAGCTTGTACCGGAGCTGTTGAGTCCTCCCACAGCGTAGATGAGTCCTGTGATGGACGTGCAGCTCCTCTGTCTGGTCTTGAACGTGGGAAGATGAGGACGACGCTCGGGCATCAGGTGGAAATCTTTGGCTTCATCCACCAGGTCTCTgacaagagacacacagagacacacagagacacacagagacacacagagacacacagtgacacacagtgacacacagagacacacagagacacacagagacacacagagacacacagagacgagAGGTAAAGAGTCAGAACACCTGCACAGGGATCAGCATCTCTGTGTGACAGCGTTAGCTAAAAGCTAAGTTAGCTAATATCTCAATACTGACGCCGAGATAAACATCACTCTGAAAGTACAGAGGAACAGATCTATATGAACCAATCACACGAGGATCCTCACCTGCATTTATGGCAGCAACGAACCAGCTCGTCCTGCTGGACGCGGTCAGACAGAAACTGAGGGCGACACAGAGGAAGTCGGATCTTTGACAGCAGCTCCGGCAGCAGAGGCTCCCGCCGGTCCTGGTCATGATGAACCCAGCTGAGAGCCGCCTCGAACACCtgcacaggtaacacacactcagactcacacacctgcacaggtaacacacactcagcctcacacacctgcacaggtaacacacactcaGCCTCACACACTCAGCCTCTCACACTCAGGCTCACCTGCTCTTCAGCCTTCACATTGAGCTCATCACAGCCCAccagctccagcacctcctccgTCCTCAGCCCCAGGAACTCGTCCGACAGAGACACGTCCACAAAGTGCTGGTGCAGGAAGCTGCTGGCCGAGTCGTACAGAGTCGTGCACATCATGGTCTCTGCGAACTGACGCACACCCAGACAGTTCTTCGGATGTAACCTGAAAGCCACAGAgcagaaaacatttattcacacaaGTAGAAACTGTGGAAGCAGCTTTTGCCCGTTgagaacatttaaataaaggaaGAACAGATTTAACCTCCGTCGCTGATTTAAACTCCAGCACAGTTACAAGGAGGTTTTTTACCTGCAGTCATTTCCAAAAGCTTCAGCTGATGAAGATCATGTGActgaaagctccagaaaagTAAAACATACTGTATGTTCACTTTTAGAAATAAGTCTGAGCATGTACACGCGTAAAAAAACTAGCTATGGGACTGGAGCTTAGTTTGAGAGCTTGTCCTCTGACCTCTCCTGGAGGAAGGAGCAGCAGGCGTCCTTCACGttctgcagctgcaggaagCCGGAGCCAATCAGAAGAGACTGGACGTTCTGTTGGTCGATAGCAACATGGCCGCTGTACGCAAAGTTAATCAGAGCCTCCAGAGCACTGCAGGGGGAGAGGGAGCGGTTAGACTGGTGTCACACTGGTTTCAAACTGGTATGTGGTTCCCCGTGCTGTGACAGGGCTCCTGTACAAACTGGTCACGTTACCTGGGGTCCATGCCCTGCATCAGGATCTCGTCCTGTTTGCACTCCACCATGTCGTTGGTGAACATGGCGTGGAAGTACGGGATGGAGGCGGCGAGCACGATCCGGTGAGCGCTGAACTTATGATCCCccacctgcagagagacacgAGTATCACTGTGTATAccagtacacacagtacacaggTAGTGTTGTGTATAGCTGTGTATAccagtacacacagtacacaggTAGTGTTGTGTATAGCTGTGTATACcagtacacacagtacataGGTAGTGTTGTGTATAGCTGTGTATACcagtacacacagtacataGGTAGTGTTGTATATAACTGTGTATGccagtacacacagtacacaggTCAGGTGTTGTATATAACTGTGTATAccagtacacacagtacacacagtacacaggTAGTGTTGTATATAACTGTGTATAccagtacacacagtacacaggTAGTGTTGTATATAACTGTGTATAtcagtacacacagtacacaggTCAGGTGTTGTATATAACTGTGTATAccagtacacacagtacacacagtacacaggTAGTGTTGTATATAACTGTGTATAtcagtacacacagtacacaggTCAGGTGTTGTATATAACTGTGTATACCAGTACACACAGTACCCAGGTAGTGTTGTATATAACTGTGTATACCAGTACACACAGTACCCAGGTCAGGTGTTGTACCTCACCTGTCCAGCAGGTGAACTGATCCTGAGACATTAAGAAGATTAAATGTGTCACTGCAGACGATCATCATCAGTTGTATATAATCTGATCGATGAcgtcaggtcaaaggtcagctctGGTTCAGTGACGTCAGCCCATCTTACAAGCCCTTGTTAGCTCTTGTTAGCATCGTTAGCTCAGTACCAGATAGCTTCCTCATTACGGGCTGTTAGCTGTAGGCTAACGCGGTTCTTACCCTGAGCGTGACATCACAGAGTTTCCCCTGACGTCGGATCTCCTCCATGACGACATAACCTCGTGCCGGCGCGTCGCGCACCGAGAAATGAACCAAGTCCTCGAGCTCCTCGTCTCCCATCGTCAGCACGAGCAGCGCGAACTGAGCCCAGCGAGCCACCGTACACAGCCCGAGCCGTGACGTCACGGCTACCGGCGGAAACACGGACAGGTCTCCGGCTTCCGAATAAAAGACAAGAAACAGCGCCACCTCGTGGGTCATATTGTATCAACAGAGACAGATGAACACAGAAAGTTATTTTATGACTTGATTGATTCATTTTGTAgagcagtcctcctcctcctcctcctcctcctcctcctcctcctcttcctcctccgtccAGAACCACTCCTTCTTCTGATGGACACTTTGATCTCTGGAATTTAACTTTACACTGGGAACATTACAGTTCCCTCACTTTACTGAGCTGTGTATAATTAGTTATCTGTGAATGTACTATCTGTAATGATTTAGTATCTGAttaatagatttaaatttaatggAGGATGGGTTCTATCATAAATTTGAACTTGATTTCAGATCCACTGGATCATTTTGGTTTGTTCTTGATGAAGTTCTGCAGATGCagaagtttttgtttttgtttgattctaTTCACTTCACACATAAAGGTAATTTACATTTATggtttaaattatgaatcagAGCGTCGACTCGACAAATCAGAAGAAATGACTTGTTGTATAAACTGTAGGAAAATATTTATCAAATTCAGAAACTGAAGCAGTTCGAAGTTTTCACAAtcagaaacattttttaaaatcttgaatgttttgtttgtgaggATTATTTTAACACTGATAATTAGAATAtagaattcatatttatataaaatattgacAGAGGGAAGTCGGTCTGAGTTTCACTGAAGGGTTCAGGAGCATCCACGTTTCTGAAAGAATCTCTGAAGCACGGCTGGTTTCATGTTTCAGCTCCGATGTCTTTCCGAGCTGAGCGTCCAGCGTCCTCAAGCTGTCTCAGCTGGACCTGTGGGCGGGACCAGGTGA
It includes:
- the klhl18 gene encoding kelch-like protein 18, which codes for MGDEELEDLVHFSVRDAPARGYVVMEEIRRQGKLCDVTLRVGDHKFSAHRIVLAASIPYFHAMFTNDMVECKQDEILMQGMDPSALEALINFAYSGHVAIDQQNVQSLLIGSGFLQLQNVKDACCSFLQERLHPKNCLGVRQFAETMMCTTLYDSASSFLHQHFVDVSLSDEFLGLRTEEVLELVGCDELNVKAEEQVFEAALSWVHHDQDRREPLLPELLSKIRLPLCRPQFLSDRVQQDELVRCCHKCRDLVDEAKDFHLMPERRPHLPTFKTRQRSCTSITGLIYAVGGLNSSGDSLNVVEVFDPIGNFWERCQPMRTARSRVGVAVVNGLLFAIGGYDGQSRLSTVEVYNPETDTWTRVSSMNSQRSAMGTVVVDGHIYVCGGYDGKSSLNSVECFSPETDRWTVVTEMSASRSAAGVTVFDGRIFVSGGHDGLQIFNTVEYYNHHTNRWHPASAMLNKRCRHGAASLGSHMYVAGGYDGSGFLSGVEVFSSASGQWSLLVAMSTRRSRVSLVSTSGRLYAVGGYDGQSNLNSLEMYNPDTNRWTFKAPMACHEGGVGVGCIPMQPT